A genome region from Corvus hawaiiensis isolate bCorHaw1 chromosome 4, bCorHaw1.pri.cur, whole genome shotgun sequence includes the following:
- the LOC125325226 gene encoding zinc finger CCCH-type antiviral protein 1-like isoform X6 — MSDPAVFSFLTQTLCSHGGRLGLRELQEYVGLSAPQLQDTLSAAGPRRFLVVEGGTEVLAVTDVRVCVRKECHGCERLHLCKLHLMGRCHLRPRSCKYSHDIMNAENKKVLRNHDLSGLSENELQVLLLQNDAFFLPDACQFYNKKGGHCMQQNNCNKLHICRHFLYGTCKFPRCIMSHNILDDHALRVLETVGIDGKIASNFQTIYDNKHMEFNRQQKNGYVHNSRPRNDFRKKPAVTRIKEPKTTLPAVESMPHVPPSQGSRSTVSVQSQDKLPTRVEDKGEGPRSTVSVQSQDKLPTQAGDKGEGKKGNSSDKASKDNKKDNSDEICLFYVWKYCKNKDKCKSVHYHLPYKWEKYDGFFWHELSMMEEIERAYCDPKNSSMASRNINFQTMTCSSSLVRRLSTPSSVTKPTFVLTTQWIWYWKNNQDKWIEYGEQEEGNSVTPPSSAVIEDLYQANPDAVVRFQAGQHQYELNFKEMTQTNTAFKTQRQVCRRPKFVSSEDVQKIKTSIPNQTCPSHWDASALPDLGYK, encoded by the exons ATGAGCGACCCGGCCGTGTTCAGTTTCCTCACCCAGACGCTGTGCTCCCATGGCGGGCGGCTGGGGCTGCGGGAGCTGCAGGAGTACGTCGGGCTCTCGGCGCCGCAGCTGCAGGACACGCTGTCGGCGGCGGGCCCCCGGCGGTTCCTGGTGGTGGAGGGCGGCACGGAGGTCCTGGCTGTGACGGACGTGCGGGTCTGTGTCCGCAAGGAGTGCCACGGCTGCGAGCGGCTGCACCTCTGCAAGCTGCACCTCATGGGCAGGTGCCACCTGCGGCCCAG GTCTTGTAAGTACTCGCATGACATCATGAATGCTGAGAACAAAAAAGTTCTAAGAAATCACGATTTGTCTGGCCTCAGTGAGAATGAACTGCAAGTCCTGCTTCTCCAAAACGATGCATTCTTCCTCCCTGAT GCCTGCCAGTTTTACAACAAAAAAGGTGGTCACTGTATGCAGCAAAACAACTGCAACAAGCTTCATATTTGTCGACACTTTCTCTACGGGACATGTAAATTTCCTCGATGCATAATGTCCCATAACATCTTGGATGACCATGCATTGAGAGTATTGGAAACTGTAGGCATTGATGGGAAGATAGCTTCAAACTTCCAGACTATATATGATAACAAGCACATGGAGTTCAACAGGCAACAGAAGAATGGGTATG TACATAACTCCAGACCAAGGAatgattttaggaaaaaaccagCAGTTACAAGGATTAAAGAACCGAAGACAACTTTGCCAGCAGTGGAATCCATGCCGCATGTGCCACCTTCACAAG GCTCCAGAAGCACCGTATCTGTTCAGAGTCAAGACAAGTTGCCAACCCGAGTGGAAGATAAAGGTGAAG GTCCCAGAAGCACTGTATCTGTTCAGAGTCAAGACAAGTTGCCAACACAAGCGGGAGATAAAGGTGAAG GTAAAAAGGGAAATTCCTCTGATAAAGCTTCAAAGGACAACAAAAAAGACAACTCTGATGAGATCTGTTTGTTCTATGTCTGGAAGTACTGCAAAAACAAGG ATAAATGCAAATCTGTTCATTACCATTTGCCGTATAAATGGGAGAAATATGATGGGTTCTTCTGGCATGAACTTTCCATGATGGAGGAAATTGAAAGGGCCTATTGTGACCCAAAGAACAGCAG CATGGCAAGTAGGAACATTAATTTCCAGACAATGACCTGCTCTTCGTCTTTGGTTCGACGCCTCTCTACACCTTCGTCAGTCACAAAACCCACATTCGTACTGACCACACAGTGGATTTGGTACTGGAAGAATAACCAAGACAAGTGGATTGAATATGGAGAACAG gaagaagggaacagcGTGACCCCACCATCTTCTGCTGTAATCGAGGATTTATATCAAGCAAATCCAGATGCTGTTGTACGTTTCCAGGCTGGCCAGCATCAGTACGAACTCAATTTTAAAG aAATGACCCAGACAAACACTGCTTTTAAAACTCAAAGACAGGTCTGCAGGCGACCAAAATTTGTGTCTTCTGAAGATGTGCAGAAGATAAAGACAAG CATTCCAAATCAAACCTGTCCTAGCCACTGGGATGCATCTGCACTGCCTGACTTGGGATACaag TAG
- the LOC125325226 gene encoding zinc finger CCCH-type antiviral protein 1-like isoform X5 → MSDPAVFSFLTQTLCSHGGRLGLRELQEYVGLSAPQLQDTLSAAGPRRFLVVEGGTEVLAVTDVRVCVRKECHGCERLHLCKLHLMGRCHLRPRSCKYSHDIMNAENKKVLRNHDLSGLSENELQVLLLQNDAFFLPDACQFYNKKGGHCMQQNNCNKLHICRHFLYGTCKFPRCIMSHNILDDHALRVLETVGIDGKIASNFQTIYDNKHMEFNRQQKNGYVHNSRPRNDFRKKPAVTRIKEPKTTLPAVESMPHVPPSQGSRSTVSVQSQDKLPTRVEDKGEGPRSTVSVQSQDKLPTQAGDKGEGKKGNSSDKASKDNKKDNSDEICLFYVWKYCKNKDKCKSVHYHLPYKWEKYDGFFWHELSMMEEIERAYCDPKNSSMASRNINFQTMTCSSSLVRRLSTPSSVTKPTFVLTTQWIWYWKNNQDKWIEYGEQEEGNSVTPPSSAVIEDLYQANPDAVVRFQAGQHQYELNFKEMTQTNTAFKTQRQVCRRPKFVSSEDVQKIKTSIPNQTCPSHWDASALPDLGYKD, encoded by the exons ATGAGCGACCCGGCCGTGTTCAGTTTCCTCACCCAGACGCTGTGCTCCCATGGCGGGCGGCTGGGGCTGCGGGAGCTGCAGGAGTACGTCGGGCTCTCGGCGCCGCAGCTGCAGGACACGCTGTCGGCGGCGGGCCCCCGGCGGTTCCTGGTGGTGGAGGGCGGCACGGAGGTCCTGGCTGTGACGGACGTGCGGGTCTGTGTCCGCAAGGAGTGCCACGGCTGCGAGCGGCTGCACCTCTGCAAGCTGCACCTCATGGGCAGGTGCCACCTGCGGCCCAG GTCTTGTAAGTACTCGCATGACATCATGAATGCTGAGAACAAAAAAGTTCTAAGAAATCACGATTTGTCTGGCCTCAGTGAGAATGAACTGCAAGTCCTGCTTCTCCAAAACGATGCATTCTTCCTCCCTGAT GCCTGCCAGTTTTACAACAAAAAAGGTGGTCACTGTATGCAGCAAAACAACTGCAACAAGCTTCATATTTGTCGACACTTTCTCTACGGGACATGTAAATTTCCTCGATGCATAATGTCCCATAACATCTTGGATGACCATGCATTGAGAGTATTGGAAACTGTAGGCATTGATGGGAAGATAGCTTCAAACTTCCAGACTATATATGATAACAAGCACATGGAGTTCAACAGGCAACAGAAGAATGGGTATG TACATAACTCCAGACCAAGGAatgattttaggaaaaaaccagCAGTTACAAGGATTAAAGAACCGAAGACAACTTTGCCAGCAGTGGAATCCATGCCGCATGTGCCACCTTCACAAG GCTCCAGAAGCACCGTATCTGTTCAGAGTCAAGACAAGTTGCCAACCCGAGTGGAAGATAAAGGTGAAG GTCCCAGAAGCACTGTATCTGTTCAGAGTCAAGACAAGTTGCCAACACAAGCGGGAGATAAAGGTGAAG GTAAAAAGGGAAATTCCTCTGATAAAGCTTCAAAGGACAACAAAAAAGACAACTCTGATGAGATCTGTTTGTTCTATGTCTGGAAGTACTGCAAAAACAAGG ATAAATGCAAATCTGTTCATTACCATTTGCCGTATAAATGGGAGAAATATGATGGGTTCTTCTGGCATGAACTTTCCATGATGGAGGAAATTGAAAGGGCCTATTGTGACCCAAAGAACAGCAG CATGGCAAGTAGGAACATTAATTTCCAGACAATGACCTGCTCTTCGTCTTTGGTTCGACGCCTCTCTACACCTTCGTCAGTCACAAAACCCACATTCGTACTGACCACACAGTGGATTTGGTACTGGAAGAATAACCAAGACAAGTGGATTGAATATGGAGAACAG gaagaagggaacagcGTGACCCCACCATCTTCTGCTGTAATCGAGGATTTATATCAAGCAAATCCAGATGCTGTTGTACGTTTCCAGGCTGGCCAGCATCAGTACGAACTCAATTTTAAAG aAATGACCCAGACAAACACTGCTTTTAAAACTCAAAGACAGGTCTGCAGGCGACCAAAATTTGTGTCTTCTGAAGATGTGCAGAAGATAAAGACAAG CATTCCAAATCAAACCTGTCCTAGCCACTGGGATGCATCTGCACTGCCTGACTTGGGATACaag GATTAG
- the LOC125325226 gene encoding zinc finger CCCH-type antiviral protein 1-like isoform X4 yields MSDPAVFSFLTQTLCSHGGRLGLRELQEYVGLSAPQLQDTLSAAGPRRFLVVEGGTEVLAVTDVRVCVRKECHGCERLHLCKLHLMGRCHLRPRSCKYSHDIMNAENKKVLRNHDLSGLSENELQVLLLQNDAFFLPDACQFYNKKGGHCMQQNNCNKLHICRHFLYGTCKFPRCIMSHNILDDHALRVLETVGIDGKIASNFQTIYDNKHMEFNRQQKNGYVHNSRPRNDFRKKPAVTRIKEPKTTLPAVESMPHVPPSQGSRSTVSVQSQDKLPTRVEDKGEGPRSTVSVQSQDKLPTQAGDKGEGKKGNSSDKASKDNKKDNSDEICLFYVWKYCKNKDKCKSVHYHLPYKWEKYDGFFWHELSMMEEIERAYCDPKNSSMASRNINFQTMTCSSSLVRRLSTPSSVTKPTFVLTTQWIWYWKNNQDKWIEYGEQEEGNSVTPPSSAVIEDLYQANPDAVVRFQAGQHQYELNFKEMTQTNTAFKTQRQVCRRPKFVSSEDVQKIKTSIPNQTCPSHWDASALPDLGYKVILGVAGILHSCGDHCKS; encoded by the exons ATGAGCGACCCGGCCGTGTTCAGTTTCCTCACCCAGACGCTGTGCTCCCATGGCGGGCGGCTGGGGCTGCGGGAGCTGCAGGAGTACGTCGGGCTCTCGGCGCCGCAGCTGCAGGACACGCTGTCGGCGGCGGGCCCCCGGCGGTTCCTGGTGGTGGAGGGCGGCACGGAGGTCCTGGCTGTGACGGACGTGCGGGTCTGTGTCCGCAAGGAGTGCCACGGCTGCGAGCGGCTGCACCTCTGCAAGCTGCACCTCATGGGCAGGTGCCACCTGCGGCCCAG GTCTTGTAAGTACTCGCATGACATCATGAATGCTGAGAACAAAAAAGTTCTAAGAAATCACGATTTGTCTGGCCTCAGTGAGAATGAACTGCAAGTCCTGCTTCTCCAAAACGATGCATTCTTCCTCCCTGAT GCCTGCCAGTTTTACAACAAAAAAGGTGGTCACTGTATGCAGCAAAACAACTGCAACAAGCTTCATATTTGTCGACACTTTCTCTACGGGACATGTAAATTTCCTCGATGCATAATGTCCCATAACATCTTGGATGACCATGCATTGAGAGTATTGGAAACTGTAGGCATTGATGGGAAGATAGCTTCAAACTTCCAGACTATATATGATAACAAGCACATGGAGTTCAACAGGCAACAGAAGAATGGGTATG TACATAACTCCAGACCAAGGAatgattttaggaaaaaaccagCAGTTACAAGGATTAAAGAACCGAAGACAACTTTGCCAGCAGTGGAATCCATGCCGCATGTGCCACCTTCACAAG GCTCCAGAAGCACCGTATCTGTTCAGAGTCAAGACAAGTTGCCAACCCGAGTGGAAGATAAAGGTGAAG GTCCCAGAAGCACTGTATCTGTTCAGAGTCAAGACAAGTTGCCAACACAAGCGGGAGATAAAGGTGAAG GTAAAAAGGGAAATTCCTCTGATAAAGCTTCAAAGGACAACAAAAAAGACAACTCTGATGAGATCTGTTTGTTCTATGTCTGGAAGTACTGCAAAAACAAGG ATAAATGCAAATCTGTTCATTACCATTTGCCGTATAAATGGGAGAAATATGATGGGTTCTTCTGGCATGAACTTTCCATGATGGAGGAAATTGAAAGGGCCTATTGTGACCCAAAGAACAGCAG CATGGCAAGTAGGAACATTAATTTCCAGACAATGACCTGCTCTTCGTCTTTGGTTCGACGCCTCTCTACACCTTCGTCAGTCACAAAACCCACATTCGTACTGACCACACAGTGGATTTGGTACTGGAAGAATAACCAAGACAAGTGGATTGAATATGGAGAACAG gaagaagggaacagcGTGACCCCACCATCTTCTGCTGTAATCGAGGATTTATATCAAGCAAATCCAGATGCTGTTGTACGTTTCCAGGCTGGCCAGCATCAGTACGAACTCAATTTTAAAG aAATGACCCAGACAAACACTGCTTTTAAAACTCAAAGACAGGTCTGCAGGCGACCAAAATTTGTGTCTTCTGAAGATGTGCAGAAGATAAAGACAAG CATTCCAAATCAAACCTGTCCTAGCCACTGGGATGCATCTGCACTGCCTGACTTGGGATACaag GTAATACTGGGAGTGGCTGGGATTCTGCATTCTTGTGGTGACCATTGTAAGAGCTGA